The following are encoded together in the Culex pipiens pallens isolate TS chromosome 1, TS_CPP_V2, whole genome shotgun sequence genome:
- the LOC128092587 gene encoding uncharacterized protein LOC128092587, whose protein sequence is MEPESGLRATETARRKTDWRNGTTLGMKTRTRIGTWNVLTLAQAGKLETLGREAVRLKLKILGLSEVRWPDSAEYKMSTGQVLLYSGLRSENAQRGFLLSPNARSALITWKPINERIIVARFRTRVRNLTFVQVYAPTDAADLQEKEEFYSQLSVVVNEIPKGDIRIYAGDFNAKIGSDNTDLERIMGPHGLGEMSENGELFTEFCGNQDMVIGGSLFPYRSVHKVTWVSRDGKTENQIDHICISRKWRRSLLDVRNMRSADIASDHHLVVGEIRLRVARVVRQEEKVGCRFNVQRLSNPEVRRASVGELQTRTLEIPDSTVEEEWQFIKDVFAVTGENTLGMLRIQRKEWISDATWDKIKERKQAKAAIVSARTRATKARTRQTYAELEKAVKRSCRRDKRAWTDSLADEEEKAANNGDMRLFYDISRRLCGARTNTRIPVKDRSGQLITDPADQLKQWFEHFEQLLQISHPRPSPQYHPQNVRRINRVNSSPPTLR, encoded by the coding sequence ATGGAGCCCGAAAGTGGACTGAGGGCTACTGAAACTGCAAGAAGGAAAACAGACTGGAGGAATGGAACAACCCTTGGCATGAAAACACGGACACGAATCGGAACATGGAATGTACTGACGCTTGCCCAGGCGGGTAAGTTGGAAACGCTAGGGAGGGAGGCAGTTCGGCTGAAGCTAAAAATCTTGGGTCTGAGCGAAGTCCGTTGGCCGGACTCAGCAGAGTACAAGATGTCTACCGGGCAGGTTCTGCTGTACTCTGGCTTGCGAAGCGAAAACGCTCAACGTGGCTTCCTGTTGAGCCCAAATGCACGTTCGGCGCTCATTACGTGGAAGCCAATAAACGAGCGGATAATCGTGGCTAGATTCAGGACGCGGGTCAGAAACCTGACCTTCGTTCAAGTTTACGCGCCGACGGATGCTGCCGACTTGCAGGAAAAGGAGGAGTTTTACAGTCAACTGAGCGTAGTTGTCAACGAGATCCCTAAGGGTGACATCCGAATCTACGCAGGCGACTTCAACGCGAAGATAGGCTCTGACAACACAGACCTGGAGCGTATCATGGGGCCCCATGGTCTTGGAGAAATGAGCGAGAACGGTGAGCTGTTTACAGAGTTCTGTGGTAACCAAGACATGGTGATTGGGGGATCGCTCTTTCCCTATCGCTCAGTGCACAAAGTCACGTGGGTGTCACGTGATGGAAAAACGGAGAATCAGATCGACCACATCTGCATCAGCCGCAAATGGAGAAGAAGCCTGCTTGATGTGCGGAATATGCGCAGCGCCGACATTGCATCCGACCACCACCTCGTTGTCGGCGAAATACGACTACGGGTAGCGCGTGTCGTACGGCAAGAGGAGAAAGTCGGTTGTAGATTCAACGTGCAACGTCTGTCGAATCCCGAAGTACGCAGGGCTTCTGTCGGCGAGCTCCAAACCCGAACCTTGGAGATTCCGGACAGCACTGTTGAAGAGGAGTGGCAGTTCATCAAGGACGTCTTCGCTGTTACCGGCGAGAATACTCTGGGAATGCTGCGAATTCAGAGGAAGGAGTGGATTTCGGATGCCACCTGGGATAAGATAAAAGAGAGGAAGCAGGCTAAGGCTGCCATTGTTAGCGCAAGGACGAGAGCGACGAAGGCACGTACCCGCCAAACGTACGCCGAACTGGAAAAGGCTGTTAAGCGCTCTTGCAGGCGGGACAAGAGAGCCTGGACGGATTCCCTTGCCGACGAGGAAGAGAAAGCTGCTAATAATGGCGATATGCGCCTCTTCTACGATATTTCGCGACGTTTGTGTGGTGCCAGGACGAATACGCGCATTCCGGTGAAAGACAGGAGCGGTCAGCTGATTACCGATCCAGCTGATCAGCTTAAACAATGGTTCGAGCATTTTGAGCAGCTGCTACAAATCTCGCATCCACGTCCTAGCCCTCAGTACCATCCGCAAAATGTTAGGCGGATCAACCGGGTGAACTCAAGTCCACCTACGCTGAGGTAG
- the LOC128093856 gene encoding uncharacterized protein LOC128093856, with the protein MEHLNDLDFADDIVLFSQRGNDMQNKLDDLAACYSAAGLKVNVSKTKSMAVNTERAQGFTIAGENVEKVDTFQYLGRQIAPDGGTKLDISTRIKKARSAFAGLRTLWRSNQISLRTKLRIFNSNVKSVLLYGSETWCVSSQNTSKLQVFVNRCLRNILRAWWPRNWVSNAELHRWCQQRPIHVEIQERKWRWISHTLRKDAHEICREAPDWNPQGQRGRGRPRGSWRRSLHQEISAVDGTLSWRQVKAKAENRQQWKSFNAALCSTGEQDA; encoded by the coding sequence ATGGAACATCTCAACGACCTCGATTTTGCGGATGACATTGTGCTGTTCTCGCAGAGAGGAAACGACATGCAGAACAAGCTGGATGACCTAGCTGCATGCTACTCGGCGGCGGGTCTGAAAGTCAATGTCTCCAAGACCAAGTCGATGGCAGTGAACACGGAACGCGCTCAAGGCTTCACGATAGCTGGTGAAAACGTTGAGAAGGTCGACACTTTCCAGTACCTTGGTAGGCAGATTGCGCCTGATGGTGGTACCAAGCTCGACATATCCACGCGGATCAAGAAGGCAAGAAGTGCTTTCGCGGGTCTGCGCACCTTGTGGCGATCAAACCAAATCAGCTTGCGCACAAAACTACGGATCTTCAACTCGAACGTCAAGTCGGTGTTGCTCTACGGGAGTGAGACCTGGTGCGTATCGAGCCAGAACACGTCGAAGCTACAAGTCTTTGTGAACCGCTGCCTACGCAATATCCTTCGCGCCTGGTGGCCCCGAAACTGGGTATCGAATGCGGAGTTGCATCGGTGGTGTCAGCAGAGGCCCATTCACGTTGAGATCCAAGAGCGCAAGTGGAGATGGATCAGCCACACGCTACGGAAGGATGCGCACGAGATCTGCCGAGAAGCGCCGGACTGGAACCCTCAAGGACAACGCGGTCGGGGCAGACCAAGAGGCTCATGGCGGAGAAGCCTCCACCAAGAAATCAGTGCTGTTGACGGGACGTTAAGCTGGCGCCAAGTGAAGGCGAAAGCAGAGAATCGTCAACAGTGGAAATCCTTCAACGCGGCCCTATGCTCCACTGGGGAGCAGGACGCATAA